The Methanocella sp. genome has a window encoding:
- a CDS encoding ATPase domain-containing protein, with protein sequence MMADTQAEMREKKKRVLPTGNAEIDKKLADGLPLNSLNLLEGANDTGKSVLCQQIVWGGMNDGLSAAIFTSEYNSHSLLHQMEELGMDVSDYFAWGYLKIYPIDLEGVKWTEELSKNFLLHMIDCIREAKEELIVIDSFTPFTFCASQESLFNFFTECKSECDRGKTVIITLHSYAFDEDTLTRIRSIADGHIKLRLETVGDKNVGMMEVVKMRGAKKVAGNMVSFEVHPGYGLKVVPYSSISV encoded by the coding sequence ATGATGGCCGATACACAAGCTGAGATGCGCGAAAAAAAGAAGCGGGTCCTGCCCACCGGCAACGCTGAGATCGACAAGAAGCTCGCCGACGGCCTGCCCCTGAACTCGCTGAACCTCCTGGAGGGAGCGAACGACACGGGCAAAAGCGTCCTCTGCCAGCAGATCGTCTGGGGAGGCATGAACGATGGCCTGAGCGCCGCCATATTCACCAGCGAATATAATTCCCACAGCCTGCTCCACCAGATGGAGGAGCTCGGCATGGACGTCTCCGACTATTTCGCCTGGGGTTACCTGAAGATCTACCCCATCGACCTGGAAGGGGTCAAGTGGACCGAGGAGCTGTCGAAAAATTTCCTGCTCCACATGATCGATTGTATCCGCGAGGCGAAAGAGGAACTCATCGTCATCGACTCGTTCACGCCATTCACGTTCTGCGCGAGCCAGGAGAGCCTGTTCAACTTCTTCACCGAGTGTAAGAGCGAATGTGACCGGGGAAAGACCGTGATCATCACTTTACACTCCTACGCCTTCGATGAGGATACGCTGACACGCATACGGTCCATCGCGGACGGCCACATCAAGCTCCGGCTCGAGACGGTGGGCGACAAGAACGTCGGTATGATGGAAGTCGTCAAGATGCGGGGAGCGAAGAAGGTCGCCGGGAACATGGTGAGCTTCGAAGTGCACCCGGGCTACGGGCTGAAGGTCGTGCCCTATTCGTCCATATCGGTATAA
- a CDS encoding type II/IV secretion system ATPase subunit has protein sequence MAAEVNLPFAINTSPDVHDHSKLTSCSTFNSLDDATKKEVEKNPFLLDYFHLIPPDTVEIPKFYPRLDKKLGELKAPNVLYPVGDSVYIHIYPDVNDVRNYYIPVEPSFISDVKKYVPLAEKLLVDLVSKFDPKTPEERRDILKECLRQLCVIGNGKPPEKDANDKAPAGHGAKNGKVSANMLSGLLAIVSGKKENNEKLYLTAGEYQALEYLMLRDKIGMGLLDPVIIDPNIEDITCDGYGPIFLEHKVFKGLKTTIEFNPEDLNKFVLQLSERIGKPITYASPIIDSTLPDGSRINIVYGEDVSKRGSNFTIRKFNAKPLSIQDIIGSNTIDYNMAAYLWIMIQEGMSLFVSGETASGKTTTLNAIMAFISPNAKIVSIEDTAEVQVPHKNWTREITRASNKGENSSDVGMFDLLKAALRQRPNYIIVGEIRGIEGAIAFQAIQTGHPVMSTFHAASVEKLIQRLTGDPINVPKTYVDNLNLVIIQSAVRRPDGRTVRRVMSINEIVGYNPQTKGFNYIEAFSWDPVTDKFEFRANKSSYLLEQKIARKLGIPQNKMHLMYDEIEKRKNILMKLKESGVTDYDEFFQTITKVEKQGMLKLEV, from the coding sequence ATGGCAGCTGAAGTCAACCTACCATTCGCAATAAATACAAGCCCCGACGTCCACGATCACTCTAAGCTTACCAGCTGCAGCACGTTTAACAGCCTGGATGACGCCACGAAGAAGGAGGTCGAAAAGAACCCGTTCCTGCTGGACTATTTCCACCTCATTCCGCCCGACACCGTGGAGATCCCGAAATTCTATCCCAGGCTCGATAAGAAGCTGGGCGAGTTGAAGGCTCCGAACGTCCTCTATCCGGTGGGCGATTCCGTTTATATTCATATCTATCCGGACGTGAATGACGTCCGGAACTACTACATCCCGGTGGAGCCCAGCTTCATCTCTGACGTGAAAAAATACGTCCCACTCGCCGAAAAGCTCCTGGTCGACCTGGTATCGAAGTTCGATCCTAAGACGCCGGAAGAGCGGCGGGATATTCTCAAGGAATGCCTGCGGCAGCTATGCGTTATCGGCAATGGCAAACCGCCCGAGAAGGATGCCAATGATAAAGCCCCCGCCGGTCATGGCGCTAAGAATGGCAAGGTCTCGGCGAACATGCTGTCCGGCCTGCTGGCCATCGTGTCCGGCAAGAAGGAGAATAACGAGAAGCTCTACCTGACGGCAGGCGAGTACCAGGCGCTGGAATACCTGATGCTGAGGGATAAGATAGGCATGGGCCTGCTGGACCCCGTCATCATCGACCCGAACATCGAGGATATTACCTGTGACGGCTACGGCCCCATCTTCCTGGAGCATAAGGTCTTCAAGGGCCTGAAGACGACCATCGAGTTCAACCCGGAGGACCTGAACAAATTCGTGCTCCAGCTATCGGAGCGCATCGGCAAGCCTATCACCTACGCCAGCCCGATTATCGACTCCACGCTCCCGGACGGCAGTCGTATAAACATCGTCTATGGCGAGGACGTATCCAAGAGGGGCAGCAACTTCACCATCCGTAAGTTCAACGCGAAGCCGCTGAGCATTCAGGACATCATCGGGTCGAATACGATCGACTATAATATGGCCGCCTACCTCTGGATCATGATCCAGGAAGGCATGAGCCTGTTCGTCAGCGGTGAGACCGCGAGCGGCAAGACGACCACGCTAAATGCCATCATGGCATTCATATCGCCGAACGCAAAAATCGTGTCCATCGAGGATACGGCCGAAGTCCAGGTGCCCCACAAGAACTGGACGAGAGAGATCACCCGGGCCAGCAACAAGGGAGAGAACTCCTCGGACGTCGGCATGTTCGACCTGCTGAAGGCGGCGTTAAGGCAGCGCCCCAACTACATCATCGTGGGCGAAATCCGTGGCATAGAAGGCGCCATCGCCTTCCAGGCCATACAGACAGGCCACCCGGTCATGTCGACTTTCCATGCGGCGTCAGTCGAAAAGCTCATCCAGCGTCTCACCGGCGACCCCATTAACGTCCCGAAGACGTACGTGGATAACCTTAACTTAGTGATCATCCAGAGCGCCGTGCGCCGGCCCGACGGCCGAACCGTGCGCCGTGTCATGTCCATCAACGAGATCGTCGGCTATAACCCCCAGACCAAAGGCTTCAACTATATCGAGGCTTTCTCCTGGGACCCGGTGACGGATAAGTTCGAGTTCCGGGCCAATAAGTCGAGCTACTTGCTGGAGCAAAAGATCGCCCGGAAGCTGGGCATACCCCAGAATAAGATGCACCTCATGTACGACGAGATCGAGAAGCGCAAGAACATCCTGATGAAGCTCAAGGAGTCCGGCGTCACGGACTACGACGAGTTCTTCCAGACCATCACCAAGGTCGAAAAGCAAGGCATGCTCAAGCTGGAGGTATGA